In one Capricornis sumatraensis isolate serow.1 chromosome 1, serow.2, whole genome shotgun sequence genomic region, the following are encoded:
- the LCNL1 gene encoding lipocalin-like 1 protein has translation MLQTLLISGTLALLAAAPGQAQVPIQADFDASQFQGPWYVVGAVSDDQGFLDAKDNMKMPVVLVTSLANGNLGIKFGFPTPDGGCQETDSTFTKGAVDGQFSNAAMAQTDIRVAFTDYEHFAVVYFETQKGGAKNIWLQLYGG, from the exons ATGCTGCAGACACTGCTGATCAGCGGGACCCTCGCCCTACTCGCTGCAGCCCCAGGCCAGGCCCAGGTCCCCATCCAGGCTGACTTCGATGCCAGCCAG TTCCAGGGCCCCTGGTACGTGGTTGGGGCGGTGTCGGACGACCAGGGCTTCCTGGACGCTAAGGACAACATGAAGATGCCCGTGGTCTTGGTGACCTCCTTGGCTAACGGCAACCTGGGCATCAAGTTTGGGTTCCCCAC GCCCGATGGCGGGTGCCAGGAGACGGACAGCACCTTCACCAAGGGGGCCGTGGACGGGCAGTTCAGCAACGCGG CTATGGCCCAGACCGACATCAGGGTGGCTTTCACCGACTACGAGCACTTCGCCGTCGTGTACTTCGAGACTCAGAAGGGGGGTGCAAAGAACATCTGGCTGCAGCTCTACGGTGGGTGA
- the PTGDS gene encoding prostaglandin-H2 D-isomerase, producing the protein MATPNRPWMGLLLLGVLGVLQTPAPTEAALQPNFEEDKFLGRWFTSGLASNSSWFLEKKKALSMCKSEVAPAADGGLNLTSTFLRKDQCETRTLLLRPAGPPGCYSYTSPHWSSTHEVSVAETDYETYALLYTESVRGPGPDSLMATLYSRTQTPRAEVKEKFTTFARSLGFTEEGIVFLPKTDKCVEVHT; encoded by the exons ATGGCCACTCCGAACAGGCCGTGGATGGGGCTGCTCCTGCTGGGGGTCCTGGGGgtcctgcagaccccagcccccACCGAGGCCGCCCTGCAGCCCAACTTCGAAGAGGACAAG TTCCTGGGACGCTGGTTCACCTCCGGCCTTGCCTCCAACTCGAGCTGGTTCCTGGAGAAGAAGAAGGCGCTGTCCATGTGCAAGTCTGAGGTGGCCCCCGCGGCGGATGGCGGCCTCAACCTCACCTCTACCTTCCTCAG GAAAGACCAGTGTGAGACCCGGACCTTACTGCTGCGGCCGGCCGGCCCCCCAGGCTGCTACAGCTACACCAGCCCTC ACTGGAGCAGCACCCACGAGGTGTCGGTGGCGGAGACGGACTACGAGACGTACGCCCTGCTCTACACCGAGAGTGTCCGGGGCCCGGGGCCAGACTCCCTCATGGCCACGCTCTACA GCCGCACCCAGACCCCCAGAGCCGAAGTCAAGGAAAAGTTCACCACCTTCGCCAGGAGCCTGGGCTTCACAGAGGAAGGCATTGTGTTCCTGCCCAAGACTG ACAAGTGTGTGGAGGTGCACACATAG